In Syntrophotaleaceae bacterium, a genomic segment contains:
- a CDS encoding PAS domain S-box protein yields the protein MNLKQKIRAVVSKPLKSAAVRWSGFFVPVFPNDFNGFKTVPILFITLIFLFTTAGSATGSNPVPTMQKLVVGGDHDNPPYEFLENGQPTGFNVELMQAVAEIMSLAVEFRLGPWIEARRALEEGRIHALSGMYYSLDRSTLVDFTVPHTMVSSGIFVRKESPLRSYADIQGKEIIVQEGDIIHDSLRRNGLASQIVTVGEVPQVLKLLASGQHDCALMPSRLQGEHFLKTLGLDNIRVINTELPQLKYCFAVRKNDQELLARLGEGLQILKINGRYRDIYEKWFGVYEKKGFWQSGQNSLWVLLGVITAFSGAGLVWSRSLRTQVKRAGAELRESEEKFRVLADTIPAGIIVYQGENIVYVNSALVEATGYSEQEILGMKFWEMASDDIRETVKERGLARQRGDKPTVRYEYKWKTKNGTEKWALLTGASIEFRGQPAGIATLIDITERKQAEEALRASEEKFRVLAETSPSGICLYQGERIAYVNPATVRLFGYSEQECLQMRFWEWVHEDYQDLARERGLARQRGEDVPPVYEIRNLSKNGEEKWIHVSAGRIEYQGQPACIVTYFDISDRKRMEQELQQAHDELERRVEKRTAQLARTTEALIASEKEKSLILNITDAHVIYYNPDMKILWANRAAGDSVNLPPEELRNRRCWEVWHQRSEPCVDCPVIRAMRSRQPQEAELCSPDGRLWFLRTFPVIDETGKLLGVVEFTQDFTERKRTEEALRQANLVVENSPVVLFLWQAAEGWPVKMVSRNVVQFGYLPEEFTSGATPFASIIHPLDLARVKAEVRDYSASKEDTFCQEYRIFSRAGQVYWIHDHTTIERDVNGNILNYQGILIDITSRKLAEEQLMRQKLQLEELNCTLEERVREEVAKNREKDILLIQQNRQAAMGELLDHIAHQWKQPLTVISLLVQNLEGSYDKGELTSRLMGETIAKTVDLLEHMGQTIEVFREFYRPDKEKTVFSVKDAIDRALDFISPVLNCHAVAVEIEVDPGLMTIGYPREYTQVLLNILSNARDAFRERNTANPKITIRGFVEDNQVIVTMTDNAGGIPETIIPRIFDLYVTTKEAGGGTGIGLHMSKNIIEKNMQGSLTARNRDFGAEFRIAVTMPAKQLNHKELNLAETS from the coding sequence ATGAATTTGAAGCAAAAGATCCGGGCAGTCGTATCCAAGCCGCTCAAATCTGCCGCAGTCAGATGGAGCGGCTTTTTTGTGCCTGTTTTTCCCAATGACTTCAACGGGTTCAAAACCGTTCCGATTCTTTTTATTACCCTTATTTTTCTTTTCACGACGGCAGGTTCAGCGACGGGGTCGAATCCCGTGCCCACCATGCAGAAGCTTGTCGTGGGGGGCGACCACGACAACCCGCCCTATGAGTTTCTGGAAAACGGGCAGCCGACCGGTTTCAACGTGGAGCTGATGCAGGCGGTTGCCGAGATCATGAGCCTTGCCGTGGAATTCAGACTGGGGCCCTGGATCGAGGCCCGGCGGGCCCTGGAGGAGGGCAGAATTCATGCGCTGAGCGGCATGTATTACTCATTGGATCGCAGCACCCTGGTGGATTTTACCGTTCCCCATACCATGGTCTCTTCAGGCATCTTTGTGCGCAAGGAATCTCCCCTTCGCTCCTACGCCGATATTCAGGGAAAGGAGATCATCGTTCAGGAAGGCGATATCATCCACGACTCCCTGAGGAGGAACGGTCTCGCCTCCCAGATCGTGACGGTGGGAGAAGTCCCCCAGGTGCTCAAGCTCCTGGCCTCGGGACAGCATGACTGCGCTCTGATGCCGTCCAGATTGCAGGGAGAGCATTTCCTTAAAACTCTCGGCCTCGACAATATTCGTGTCATCAACACCGAACTGCCGCAATTGAAATACTGCTTCGCCGTACGGAAAAACGATCAGGAGCTGTTGGCCCGGTTGGGCGAGGGGCTGCAAATCCTGAAAATTAACGGCAGATACCGGGATATTTACGAAAAGTGGTTCGGGGTCTATGAAAAAAAAGGTTTTTGGCAAAGCGGACAAAACTCTCTATGGGTTCTTTTGGGCGTGATTACCGCCTTCTCCGGGGCGGGTCTTGTCTGGTCCCGCTCCCTCAGGACGCAGGTCAAAAGAGCCGGCGCCGAGTTGCGGGAGAGCGAGGAAAAGTTTCGGGTGCTGGCGGACACCATCCCGGCCGGCATCATCGTCTACCAGGGAGAAAATATCGTCTATGTCAATTCCGCCCTTGTCGAGGCGACCGGGTATTCCGAACAGGAGATCCTGGGGATGAAGTTCTGGGAGATGGCCAGCGACGATATCCGGGAGACCGTCAAGGAACGGGGATTGGCCAGACAGCGGGGTGATAAGCCGACGGTCCGGTACGAGTACAAGTGGAAGACGAAAAACGGGACAGAGAAGTGGGCACTGTTGACCGGCGCCAGCATCGAGTTTCGGGGACAGCCGGCCGGCATCGCCACTCTGATCGATATCACCGAACGCAAGCAGGCTGAGGAGGCCCTGCGGGCGAGCGAGGAGAAGTTCCGGGTTCTGGCCGAGACCAGTCCCTCCGGCATCTGCCTCTATCAGGGGGAACGAATTGCCTATGTCAATCCCGCCACCGTGCGCCTGTTCGGCTATTCGGAGCAAGAATGCCTGCAGATGAGGTTCTGGGAGTGGGTCCACGAAGATTATCAGGACCTGGCGCGGGAACGGGGCCTGGCCAGGCAGCGGGGCGAGGATGTGCCTCCCGTGTATGAGATCCGGAACCTTTCCAAAAACGGGGAGGAAAAATGGATCCATGTGTCCGCCGGCCGGATCGAGTACCAGGGACAACCGGCTTGTATCGTAACCTATTTTGATATTTCCGACCGCAAGCGCATGGAGCAGGAACTGCAGCAGGCCCATGACGAGCTGGAAAGGCGGGTCGAGAAGCGAACGGCTCAGCTGGCCAGAACAACGGAGGCATTGATCGCTTCCGAGAAGGAAAAGTCTCTTATCCTGAACATCACCGACGCTCACGTCATTTACTACAATCCCGACATGAAAATCCTCTGGGCCAACCGGGCGGCCGGCGATTCGGTGAACCTGCCTCCCGAAGAGCTGCGCAACCGGCGCTGCTGGGAGGTGTGGCATCAGCGCAGCGAGCCCTGTGTCGATTGTCCGGTGATACGCGCCATGCGGTCCCGGCAGCCCCAGGAAGCGGAGCTTTGCTCACCGGACGGCCGCCTCTGGTTTCTGCGCACCTTTCCTGTTATTGATGAAACCGGAAAGCTTCTGGGAGTGGTTGAATTTACGCAGGATTTTACCGAGCGGAAGCGGACCGAAGAGGCCCTGCGGCAGGCGAATCTGGTGGTAGAAAACAGTCCGGTCGTCCTTTTCCTCTGGCAGGCGGCGGAGGGCTGGCCGGTCAAAATGGTTTCCAGGAATGTCGTCCAGTTCGGCTATCTGCCGGAAGAGTTCACCTCCGGCGCAACACCCTTCGCGTCGATTATTCATCCTCTGGACCTGGCAAGGGTGAAGGCCGAGGTCCGCGACTATTCAGCTTCAAAAGAGGATACTTTCTGCCAGGAATATCGCATCTTTTCCAGGGCCGGTCAGGTGTATTGGATCCACGACCACACCACGATCGAGCGGGACGTCAACGGAAACATCCTGAATTATCAGGGGATCCTGATCGATATAACGAGTCGCAAGCTGGCTGAAGAGCAGCTCATGCGGCAGAAACTGCAACTGGAGGAGCTGAACTGTACCCTGGAGGAGAGGGTCCGGGAGGAGGTCGCCAAGAACCGGGAAAAAGACATCCTCTTGATTCAGCAGAATCGCCAGGCCGCCATGGGAGAACTTCTGGACCACATCGCTCATCAGTGGAAACAGCCGCTGACCGTCATTTCCCTGCTTGTCCAGAATCTTGAAGGGAGCTATGACAAGGGTGAGCTGACATCCCGCCTGATGGGCGAGACCATCGCCAAGACTGTGGATCTGTTGGAACACATGGGGCAGACCATCGAAGTCTTCAGGGAATTCTATCGGCCGGACAAGGAAAAGACGGTATTCAGCGTCAAGGATGCTATCGACAGGGCCCTGGACTTCATTTCACCTGTCCTGAATTGTCATGCCGTTGCCGTAGAGATCGAGGTCGACCCGGGATTGATGACAATCGGTTATCCCAGGGAATATACCCAGGTGCTGCTCAACATACTCTCCAACGCCCGGGATGCCTTCAGGGAAAGAAACACCGCGAATCCGAAGATAACAATCAGAGGTTTCGTCGAAGACAACCAGGTGATCGTGACGATGACCGACAATGCCGGGGGGATTCCGGAAACGATTATCCCCAGGATCTTCGACCTGTATGTGACCACCAAGGAGGCCGGCGGCGGCACCGGCATCGGACTCCATATGTCGAAAAATATCATCGAAAAGAATATGCAGGGATCCCTGACGGCCCGTAACCGGGACTTTGGCGCGGAGTTCCGAATAGCCGTCACTATGCCCGCAAAACAGTTGAATCATAAGGAGTTGAATCTGGCAGAAACGTCATGA